The Saprospiraceae bacterium genomic interval CAACAGTAAGGATACTGGCTTGGCTGCGATTGCACAAAAAACAGTGAAAGAAACTGCTTATCATTTAAAATGGAGCAGTGAATGGATTTTGCGCTTAGGTGATGGTACTGAACTTTCTCATCAGAAAATTCAGGCAGCCATTGAAGAACTCTGGAGTTATACCGGAGAATTGTTTTTGGAAAGTGAATTTGAAAAAGAAATGCAGCTGGAAGGAGTGAGTCCCGATCTGAAATCAGTTCGTGATTTATGGTTTGAAAAAGTGAATGCCACACTTGGAAAAGCTACATTAAAAATACCCGGGTCATCTTGGATGCAATCCGGAGGCAAACAAGGCAAACACAGCGAGAAATTGGGTTATATTTTATCTGAAATGCAATATATGCAAAGGGCTTATCCCGGCATGGAGTGGTAATTTTTATATCACCGGTTTATACCGGGGATATTCTTGATTTCAATTGAATCGTCAAATTCTAAACTTCTGACTACTGATATCGATATAAAAAAGATCACTGCAGAACTCGAAACTGTTCTCGATCCTGAAGTGCCCGTTTTAACGGTCATGGATCTGGGCATTATCCGAAACGTTGCCATTGAAAATGGAGTTGTCCGAGTCCTCATTACACCAACTTATACGGGATGTCCTGCAATGCAATGGATAGAAATGAATATCAGAGCGGCCATTGAAAATCTTGGATACCAAGTCGAGATCCAAACCATTTTGACTCCGCCGTGGACTACAGACTGGATGAGTGAATCGGGCAAAATGAAACTCAAAGAATATGGTATTGCCCCTCCGGTTGGAAAAGCCGGTTTAAATCCGGAAGCATTTGGAGAAAAGGCCCATGTTTTATGCCCCAGATGTTCATCACAAAATACAGAACGCATCAGCGAATTTGGTTCGACCGCATGCAAAGCACTATACAGGTGTTTGGATTGTAAAGAACCATTCGATTACTTTAAATGTCATTAGTACAACATGAGCAGTATTGAATTGAAAATTAAGGCTGGACTGGCAATAGTCACATTAACCAGGCCTGAAGTATTTAATTCGTTCAACCGGGAAATGGCATTGGCATTGCTTGATGTTTTGGATAAACTGGATCTGGATAATTCTGTGCGTTGCATTTTATTGACCGGATCGGGAAAAGCATTTTGCGCTGGCCAGGATCTTCAGGAGGTAATGGATCCGGAAGGTCCGGGACTTGAAAAAATTCTCAACGAACATTACAACCCAATCATTAAAAAATTGCGCACCGTGTCAAAACCGGTCGTTGCCGCTGTAAATGGCGTGGCAGCCGGTGCAGGAGCAAATATTGCTCTGGCATGTGATGTTGTCGTTGCCAGTGAAAATGCAGGATTTATTCAGGCCTTTTCCAAAATCGGATTGATTCCGGATAGTGGTGGAACTTTTTTTCTGCCGCGCCTGGTCGGTTGGCAACGCGCATCTGCTTTGATGTTGACGGGAGATCGAATTATGGCTCAGGAAGCCCAGCAAATGGGTATGATTTATAAAGTGTTTCCTGATGAAAATTTTTTGGAAGAAGCGGTTTCTTTGGCTGAAAAACTTTGTCAAATGCCCACAACAGCCTTGTACCAAACCAGAAGGCTTTTAAATTTCAGTTTCAGCAACAACCTCGACCAGCAATTGGAACAGGAGTTGGAGTTGCAAATCTTGTGTGGTGGAAGTTATGATTATCAGGAAGGAGTCAGCGCTTTTATTGAAAAAAGAAAACCAGATTTCAAGGGACATTAACTACAGAATACATGAGTAAGATGCATATAGGAATTATCGGCGCAGGAACTATGGGTTCCGGAATTGCACAACTGGCTGCCGGTGCCGGTCACGATGTGATCCTGGTGGATGTCAATGATGCAGTGGTCCGGAATGCAGGTGCAGGCATTCAGAAATCACTCAACAGGTTAGTTGAAAAATCTAAAATGACCAACCAGGAAGCCATTTCAATTTATGGCAGAATTCATTTTCATAACGAATTGAATATCCTCAAAGATTCACAGTTTGTCATCGAAGCCATTGTAGAAAACCTGAAAATAAAAAAGGAGCTCTTTGTGCAACTCGAAAACATAGTCAATCCATCTTGTATATTAGCCAGTAATACTTCTTCTTTATCGATCAATGCGTTGGCTTCAGCATTAAAGATTCCTTCCCGGTTTTTGGGATTGCATTTCTTTAATCCGGTGCCTGTGATGCCATTGGTGGAACTGATTCCAGGTTTGAGTTCGGATCGATATGCAATGGATACAGTTCTCGAATGCATGCAACAATGGGGAAAGATCAGCGTGATTGCCAAAGATACTCCCGGCTTTATTGTAAACAGAATTGCAAGGCCATACTATTCAGAAGCTCTGCGGATTTACGAAGAAGGCATTGCAGATTTTGCAACCATTGATTATGCCATGACCAGTATTCATGGGTTTAAAATGGGACCCTTTGCTCTTATGGACTTTATTGGCAACGATGTGAATTATGCGGTAACACAAAGTGTATGGGAAGCTTGTTACTTTGAGCCGAGATACAGACCATCGATCACCCAGAGAAATCTTGTTTCTGCCAATTGGTTAGGCAAAAAAACCGGTAAAGGATTTTACAATTACGAATTGGAGTTGCCGTTGCCTGATACACAGAATAAATTATTGTTATCGGGTATTGCCAACAGAATTTTATACATGCTGATCAATGAAGCCGTAGATGCCTGGTATTTCGGACTTGCCAGTTATGAAGATATTGAATTGGCGATGACAAAAGGCGTTAATTATCCCATGGGATTATTGCATTGGGCCAAAGAGCTTGGCATACAACATTGTCTTTCAGGGATGGAGACTCTGCATAATTCTTACAAAGAAGATCGGTATCGTCCAAGTCCCGGATTTCTCAAATTGATCAGCGATGTTCATGAATAAGAATACTGTTAGTTTAAAATAACAAAAAATATCATGGAGGCAAAACTTTCGGCTCAGGAAATCGTCGACAAAATGTATTGTAACGATCCATTCAGTCTGTGGCTGGGAATTGAACGAATCGATGAAAAACCGGGTTATTCAAAATTAAAAATGACGGTCCGAAAGGAGATGTTAAACGGATTTCATATTGCACACGGCGGAATTACATTTTCATTGGC includes:
- the paaC gene encoding phenylacetate-CoA oxygenase subunit PaaC is translated as MDRKEAKYLYILHLADNALILGQRLGEWCGHGPVLEQDMAMTNIALDYIGRARLLYQYASEIGANKQNEDQIAFTRNEWEYRNILLVEQPNGDFAHTIARQFYLEAFHYPYFTALANSKDTGLAAIAQKTVKETAYHLKWSSEWILRLGDGTELSHQKIQAAIEELWSYTGELFLESEFEKEMQLEGVSPDLKSVRDLWFEKVNATLGKATLKIPGSSWMQSGGKQGKHSEKLGYILSEMQYMQRAYPGMEW
- the paaJ gene encoding phenylacetate-CoA oxygenase subunit PaaJ, giving the protein MTTDIDIKKITAELETVLDPEVPVLTVMDLGIIRNVAIENGVVRVLITPTYTGCPAMQWIEMNIRAAIENLGYQVEIQTILTPPWTTDWMSESGKMKLKEYGIAPPVGKAGLNPEAFGEKAHVLCPRCSSQNTERISEFGSTACKALYRCLDCKEPFDYFKCH
- a CDS encoding enoyl-CoA hydratase/isomerase family protein is translated as MSSIELKIKAGLAIVTLTRPEVFNSFNREMALALLDVLDKLDLDNSVRCILLTGSGKAFCAGQDLQEVMDPEGPGLEKILNEHYNPIIKKLRTVSKPVVAAVNGVAAGAGANIALACDVVVASENAGFIQAFSKIGLIPDSGGTFFLPRLVGWQRASALMLTGDRIMAQEAQQMGMIYKVFPDENFLEEAVSLAEKLCQMPTTALYQTRRLLNFSFSNNLDQQLEQELELQILCGGSYDYQEGVSAFIEKRKPDFKGH
- a CDS encoding 3-hydroxybutyryl-CoA dehydrogenase, producing the protein MHIGIIGAGTMGSGIAQLAAGAGHDVILVDVNDAVVRNAGAGIQKSLNRLVEKSKMTNQEAISIYGRIHFHNELNILKDSQFVIEAIVENLKIKKELFVQLENIVNPSCILASNTSSLSINALASALKIPSRFLGLHFFNPVPVMPLVELIPGLSSDRYAMDTVLECMQQWGKISVIAKDTPGFIVNRIARPYYSEALRIYEEGIADFATIDYAMTSIHGFKMGPFALMDFIGNDVNYAVTQSVWEACYFEPRYRPSITQRNLVSANWLGKKTGKGFYNYELELPLPDTQNKLLLSGIANRILYMLINEAVDAWYFGLASYEDIELAMTKGVNYPMGLLHWAKELGIQHCLSGMETLHNSYKEDRYRPSPGFLKLISDVHE